A portion of the Naumovozyma castellii chromosome 2, complete genome genome contains these proteins:
- the NCAS0B02060 gene encoding uncharacterized protein (ancestral locus Anc_8.562): MKAPINVNSDVENSIKRHEITVADNNDLLNNELRGITAMTSPNDISDEDGSLFSSTFPSPMESIPETEYLTNSKETYNDLTAQNQEDMRETRRLIKEHIAECLRDDSDDEVLPPPSKEEMKQFINTCLNDSPRRHEPDSSGNSKSAAEDSALATKEIFSFSEPPLTCGNETRPSEDYQSSSQFGEEQIESTATIYDISPLNDEMDQGYAKKSNNNNDDADFSNINKQIIPSDIGTNDNEVHPALSRNEEEQPLKQSSINVSASLPLPEIESPQTDEFPLVEQNTRFEHVLFSNNDIILEDKETLLTAAHEKKLSLGIVGKTSTFSLLLPSPLLETLIDAETNFTQDTIGESSNAVSSCSTIVHIDNNAPSYGKLHTELESSGLNTIIVNKMPELRTSNESDKTFPKNIEMPNETSGKNVISGANTPTVPSRETYFMEDRVASTNSEGTEKIHFDEQNHDKHITVSSSIPLERDYKSEEESIPFLRKYNHRIKKSHEPIILSAKKEMNRIRHNDITRTVITKNTLEMTPLYFDDGLSLWTDKNLITAHYNMHSSINQEIYTSASPSLAMTNLAKTYKDRSNLFTEKELIGGSFSPL, from the coding sequence ACCGCCATGACATCCCCGAATGATAtatctgatgaagatggcAGCTTATTTAGTTCTACATTTCCATCCCCAATGGAATCAATCCCTGAAACTGAATACCTGACAAACTCAAAAGAAACATACAACGATTTAACCGCTCAAAACCAAGAGGACATGAGGGAAACTCGAAGGTTAATCAAAGAGCATATTGCCGAATGCCTCCGAGATGAcagtgatgatgaagttttGCCCCCTCCTTCCAAGGAAGAAATGAAGCAGTTTATAAATACTTGTTTAAACGATTCGCCAAGGCGACATGAACCTGACAGCTCTGGTAATTCAAAAAGTGCCGCTGAAGATAGTGCATTAGctacaaaagaaatattttcattttctgaGCCACCACTAACTTGTGGAAACGAAACTCGGCCATCTGAAGATTACCAATCTTCGTCTCAATTTGGGGAAGAGCAGATTGAGAGTACTGCAACAATTTACGATATCTCTccattaaatgatgaaatggaCCAAGGATATGCGAAaaaatctaataataataatgatgatgctgaTTTTAGTAACATtaacaaacaaataatacCGTCAGACATAGGAacaaatgataatgaagtaCATCCTGCTCTCAGTcgaaatgaagaagagcaACCTCTCAAACAATCTTCCATAAATGTATCAGCCTCATTACCTTTGCCAGAAATTGAATCGCCTCAAACTGATGAATTTCCTTTAGTAGAGCAAAATACCAGGTTTGAAcatgttttattttcaaataatgatattataCTGGAAGATAAAGAGACCCTACTAACAGCGGCtcatgaaaaaaaattatctCTTGGGATCGTAGGAAAAACATCAACATTCTCTCTATTGCTTCCAAGCCCTCTATTAGAAACATTAATTGATGCTGAAACTAATTTTACCCAAGATACAATTGGAGAAAGCAGTAATGctgtttcttcttgttcaacGATTGTTCATATCGACAATAATGCACCCAGCTATGGCAAACTACATACAGAGCTAGAATCAAGTGGACTCAATACCATAATTGTCAATAAGATGCCTGAGTTGAGAACTTCTAACGAAAGTGATAAAACCTTCCCGAAGAATATAGAAATGCCAAATGAAACTAGTGGTAAGAATGTAATATCTGGCGCAAATACTCCAACAGTACCATCAAGAGAAACCTATTTCATGGAAGATAGGGTAGCTAGCACAAACTCTGAAGGAACAGAAAAAATACATTTTGACGAGCAAAACCATGATAAACACATTACAGTTTCAAGCTCTATACCACTAGAGAGGGACTATAAAAGCGAAGAGGAGTCTATCCCATTTTTACGAAAATATAATCATAGAATAAAAAAGTCGCATGAACCGATTATTCTTTCAGCCAAAAAAGAGATGAATAGGATACGGCATAATGATATTACCAGAACAGTTATTACAAAAAATACTTTAGAGATGACTCCACTATATTTTGATGATGGATTGTCCCTTTGGACTGATAAGAATTTAATAACCGCGCATTATAATATgcattcatcaattaatcAAGAGATATACACAAGTGCGTCACCTTCGCTAGCAATGACAAATTTGGCGAAGACGTACAAAGATCGGTCAAACCTATTTACTGAAAAAGAACTTATAGGCGGTAGCTTCAGTCCATTATGA
- the MBA1 gene encoding Mba1p (ancestral locus Anc_8.561): MIRAPLSRTLYQPLYLNTLRQTRSRLFSSSMTRLGDGDSNPIDKVEKPDPINPRVIGIAMDMFIPSSFRNYPNVFLHPAICLNALIRRVYNFGLNTINVGLFRYQSGMKPNFLLWKNKAIELYIKVNTAFAEKKVNSVKDCTSIWVDEALQARVKSLPKNILLEWELLKFNEVPKIVSVQPMMIPGRPLEHIQLVYRFNTRQRLIKIDKCTEMTDTVERDVIDYISFFCDATTNEMYIMGSLFESKPEGKLPKKTYSDDNKEAIRKMRICGDLYRVEPVDGKST; this comes from the coding sequence ATGATCAGGGCCCCTCTTAGCCGTACTCTTTATCAGCCCCTATACCTTAATACGTTAAGACAGACTCGTTCAAGGCTATTTTCCAGCTCAATGACCAGATTAGGGGACGGGGATTCAAATCCGATAGATAAGGTTGAGAAACCTGACCCCATAAATCCACGAGTTATTGGTATTGCTATGGATATGTTTATTCCTTCATCATTCAGAAATTATCCAAATGTGTTTCTGCATCCTGCTATCTGTCTTAACGCTCTCATTAGAAGAGTGTACAATTTTGGTTTAAATACCATCAATGTCGGATTATTTAGGTATCAATCCGGTATGAAGCccaactttcttctttggaagaACAAAGCCATAGAACTTTATATAAAAGTTAACACTGCTTTTGCTGAAAAAAAAGTAAATTCAGTGAAGGATTGCACCTCAATTTGGGTTGACGAGGCATTACAGGCAAGAGTAAAGTCTTTaccaaaaaatatattacttGAATGGGAATTGCTTAAATTTAATGAGGTCCCAAAAATTGTGTCAGTTCAGCCAATGATGATTCCAGGTAGGCCTCTGGAACATATTCAATTGGTTTACAGGTTTAACACAAGACAGAGATTGATCAAAATCGATAAATGTACAGAAATGACAGATACAGTAGAGAGAGACGTTATTGACtatatttcattcttttgtGATGCAACAACTAACGAAATGTATATAATGGGATCCCTATTTGAAAGTAAACCTGAAGGGAAATTACCAAAGAAGACTTATTcagatgataataaagaGGCTATTAGGAAAATGAGAATTTGCGGTGATCTTTATAGGGTGGAACCAGTTGATGGTAAGTCAAcataa
- the BRO1 gene encoding Bro1p (ancestral locus Anc_8.560) gives MKPYIIDLKLKDTEKVNWKKSLSNYLKKSYGSRNWESFYDEKLTSNLDHLRNNANGELAPDALLEQNYKYYALLEHLNLRVGKNSSQLKIDFIWYDAEYSLTPKDQKYKQHTITFEKSCILYNIAAILSQAAKEKIDSDPKIAIGLLSKATTTFQYLSENFLNSPSVDLKAENTQFLTNLCHAEAQEVFLSKLLSSPTAEKQASLISKLAFATYNLVDKCSKYLKAPEGGVSPYGEPRWSTIMTCKAYLYRSITAYYYALHLVQENKIGQSIAFLKIANQNIVSAFPFRSSLNDYFDFEGFKETINNKMREFNKDNDYIYHDLIPSSVSIESIKPMDAIKSPTWLQQLQPYMDASSNDADILYKGIVPMEIYEKESIYSEEKAQLLRKEMESVETADLEYTSFVEFTNLPKLINDLKKKYTTGGNNNDADPQLEMMRDQIKSWAYAVQQNEFNDIERIINVISSKRKEILDILATLPAEEKENILKLKASLVEASQSDEKLFRLIKPYVAEIKLLCNDSSLWRKFDEFQSAGAFQPSLLDIDDSKTELILSKLKAITQFAEDLRLLKEERARTMGELKDYVNNNDDITSLLLANKDKSDAELQSLFESELAKFEPLTTRIEATIFKQGSTINGVKIELDNIFGLTGIQDKTPEEQKAELERKLFFDKLEEATTKFTIFSSDIQKGLNFYNSLLKMSKDLQNSVEQNPSRNTSNITMQPPPARPPLPMQPQRMGTSSYSPIPPSDLNSRFDNLNLNHTQQYQGTFSNEPNRTHMQEGPPAYVESTFGMNNFPSQPAPSNYQRPPIPVPQAQASLGAPQVPPKQPPMGMNDLLSRRQQVENEERELQQNPTSFYNKTSVFDENLYSKYST, from the coding sequence ATGAAACCTTATATCATTGATTTGAAGCTTAAGGATACAGAAAAGGTTAATTGGAAGAAGAGTCTTTccaattatttgaagaaatcatATGGGTCCAGAAATTGGGAGAGCTtttatgatgaaaaattgacCTCCAATTTGGAccatttaagaaataatgCTAATGGCGAATTAGCCCCTGATGCATTATTAGaacaaaattataaatattatgCTCTGCTAGAGCATTTAAATTTACGGGTCGGTAAGAATAGTTCACAATTGAAGATCGATTTCATCTGGTACGATGCTGAATATTCGTTAACTCCAAAGGATCAAAAGTATAAGCAACATACCATAACCTTCGAAAAGTCATGCATCCTCTACAATATTGCAGCCATTCTTTCACAGGCTGCTAAAGAGAAAATCGACAGCGATCCTAAGATTGCAATTGGGCTCCTATCTAAAGCTACCACAACTTTCCAGTATTTATCTGAAAACTTTCTAAACTCGCCATCAGTTGACTTAAAAGCTGAGAATACTCAATTCCTAACGAACTTATGTCATGCAGAAGCACAGGAAGTATTcttatcaaaattattaagtaGTCCCACAGCTGAAAAGCAGGCTTCCCTAATTAGCAAATTGGCATTTGCTACTTACAACTTAGTGGACAAATGCTCGAAATATCTAAAGGCTCCAGAGGGAGGTGTTTCACCATATGGTGAACCCAGATGGAGTACAATTATGACTTGTAAGGCATATCTTTATAGATCGATTACTGCATATTATTATGCCCTGCATTTGGTGCAAGAGAATAAAATCGGTCAATCTATCGCATTTTTGAAGATCGCTAACCAAAACATTGTTTCAGCATTCCCTTTTAGATCCTCATTAAACGATTATTTCGATTTCGAAGGGTTTAAAGAGACCATTAACAATAAAATGAGAGAGTTTAACAAGGATAATGATTATATATATCATGATTTGATTCCATCTAGTGTCTCAATCGAAAGTATCAAGCCAATGGATGCCATTAAATCCCCGACTTGGCTACAGCAATTACAACCCTATATGGACGCAAGCTCAAATGATGCAGATATTTTGTATAAGGGAATTGTCCCAATggaaatatatgaaaaagAAAGTATTTACTCAGAAGAAAAAGCTCAGCTACTAAGAAAGGAAATGGAATCAGTGGAAACTGCAGACTTGGAATATACGTCGTTCGTGGAATTTACCAACTTACCCAAGTTGATCAATGACctaaaaaagaaatatacAACTGGtggaaataataatgatgcaGACCCACAACTTGAAATGATGAGAGATCAAATTAAATCATGGGCGTATGCAGTTCAACAgaatgaatttaatgatattgaaagaatcaTTAATgtcatttcttcaaaaagGAAGGAAATCTTGGATATTTTGGCAACATTACCTGCAGAGGAAAAGGAGAATATCCTTAAATTGAAAGCGTCATTAGTCGAAGCATCACAGTCTGATGAGAAACTGTTTAGACTTATTAAACCATACGTAGCTGAGATCAAGCTGTTATGCAATGATTCTTCGCTATGGAGAAAGTTTGATGAATTTCAGTCAGCAGGAGCTTTCCAACCAAGCTTGTTAGATATTGACGATTCTAAGACAGAATTAATATTGTCTAAATTAAAGGCTATAACCCAATTTGCTGAAGACCTGAGACTATTAAAAGAGGAACGTGCGAGAACGATGGgtgaattgaaagattacgttaataataatgatgatatcaCTAGTCTGTTGTTAGCCAATAAGGATAAGTCGGATGCCGAATTGCAATCATTGTTTGAAAGTGAGTTAGCAAAGTTTGAGCCCTTGACAACAAGGATAGAAGCCACAATATTCAAACAGGGCTCCACCATAAATGGAGTTAAAATCGAATTGGATAACATATTTGGCCTGACCGGAATACAAGACAAAACACCGGAAGAGCAAAAGGCTGAACTTGAACGAAAATTGTTTTTTGACAAATTGGAAGAGGCTACAACTAAGTTCACCATATTTAGTTCAGATATTCAGAAGGGATTGAATTTCTACAACTCTCTACTTAAGATGAGCAAAGATTTACAGAACTCAGTTGAGCAAAATCCATCTAGAAACACTTCTAACATCACGATGCAACCTCCTCCTGCACGTCCTCCACTTCCTATGCAACCACAAAGAATGGGTACGAGTTCATACTCTCCTATACCACCTTCTGATCTTAACTCCAGATTCgataatttaaatttgaacCACACACAGCAATATCAAGGCACTTTCTCGAACGAACCTAATAGAACTCATATGCAAGAAGGTCCACCTGCATATGTCGAATCTACTTTCGGGATGAACAACTTTCCATCTCAACCTGCACCATCAAATTACCAACGTCCACCTATTCCTGTACCTCAAGCCCAAGCTTCGCTGGGAGCGCCTCAAGTACCACCAAAACAGCCTCCCATGGGAAtgaatgatttattatcgAGGAGACAACAAgttgaaaatgaagagCGTGAACTGCAACAAAATCCAACTTCGTTTTATAATAAAACATCCGTTTTTGATGAAAACTTATATTCCAAGTATAGTACATAG
- the SEN54 gene encoding tRNA splicing endonuclease subunit SEN54 (ancestral locus Anc_8.559) encodes MSIAIPANIQISAGEDADLEDDEQTQDWSEIAKLSRTNEAIAVIPKRGEKDFEPDETNMQELLLYRAQKAMFDTLTNFIRGSIIKSQVKAYYIPETHLAYIPQPRGNFMNTMGRATSSGDFFLQFHEFVYLAERGTVTPFIKTEELDIPLSIQDLYVLFKDQNELDTFAIYAHLKRLGFIVTSADDTSYDTTSFYAPSSVCSKRSHLQLLYNALTGSLAQQKISLHNRWFFSPWNFYFQKYTSSPQLYRGLNTLIPSTNIPKTVIDLRGTFRDTVQNENTDLKINFNVWKPQTNYKKKSPGLPDYQVVIYNKNDPSSHFPTYSEIKGIFNSLDYKFEFLQEGMDWDASTYTNGIKRSEYLTSLKSKAKQKKSSDNPMNKNVKTRRPASSFSPQVQQLRRLRNGFRTFLLAIMDDGIISFVKISEADFGSENVWHSPMLHKVRKSPFNRNKKNGKNVEGPQKFSASTIEKK; translated from the coding sequence ATGTCGATTGCTATCCCAGCTAATATACAAATTTCGGCTGGTGAAGATGCTGatttagaagatgatgaacaaACACAAGATTGGTCCGAGATAGCGAAGCTTTCTAGAACTAATGAAGCTATAGCTGTTATACCAAAGAGAGGCGAGAAGGATTTTGAACCTGATGAAACCAACATGCAGGAGTTACTATTATATAGAGCCCAGAAGGCTATGTTTGATACACTCACAAATTTCATTAGAGGATCCATCATTAAATCACAAGTTAAGGCATATTATATTCCTGAAACACACTTGGCATACATACCTCAACCTAGAGGCAATTTTATGAACACCATGGGGAGAGCAACATCATCGGGGgatttttttttgcaaTTTCACGAATTCGTGTATTTGGCAGAAAGAGGTACAGTCACTCCTTTCATAAAGACTGAAGAGTTGGACATTCCATTAAGCATACAGGATTTGTATGTCCTTTTCAAGGATCAGAACGAACTCGATACCTTTGCCATATATGCTCATTTGAAGAGATTGGGGTTTATAGTGACAAGTGCTGATGATACATCATATGACACAACATCCTTCTACGCACCATCATCGGTCTGCAGCAAACGTTCACACTTACAACTTTTATACAATGCCTTGACGGGCTCACTTGCACAGCAAAAAATATCCCTCCATAATCGGTGGTTTTTCAGTCCATggaatttttattttcagaAATATACATCTTCTCCACAATTGTATAGAGGATTGAATACTCTAATACCTTCCACAAACATTCCAAAGACAGTCATTGATCTTCGTGGAACGTTTCGTGACACTGTgcaaaatgaaaatactGATCTAAAGATTAATTTCAATGTCTGGAAACCTCAAACtaattataaaaaaaaaagtcCTGGTCTTCCAGATTATCAAGttgttatatataataaaaatgatcCATCAAGTCATTTCCCCACTTACTCCGAAATTAAAGgtatttttaattctttggattataaatttgaattccTTCAAGAAGGAATGGATTGGGATGCATCTACCTACACAAATGGCATTAAAAGATCAGAGTATTTGACGAGTTTGAAATCAAAagcaaaacaaaaaaaatcaagTGATAATCCAATGAATAAAAATGTGAAAACGCGACGCCCAGCCTCTTCGTTCTCACCTCAAGTACAGCAATTAAGAAGATTGAGAAATGGGTTTAGAACTTTCTTACTAGCTATCATGGATGATGGAATAATAAGTTTTGTTAAGATATCGGAAGCTGATTTCGGTTCAGAAAACGTTTGGCATTCTCCAATGCTTCATAAAGTGAGAAAATCACCTTTTAAtagaaacaagaaaaatggtAAAAATGTAGAAGGACCACAGAAGTTCAGTGCAAGTACCATTGAGAAAAAGTAG
- the GDT1 gene encoding putative ribosome biosynthesis protein GDT1 (ancestral locus Anc_8.557), which translates to MKTSSKNILILASLAGITFAASTSQANAKTSPDTSALTGTAANTQEVAENISQPRNSFFMAVSMIGFSEIGDKTFLIAALMAMRHPRFLVYSAAASSLAIMTILSGIAGHTFSYFIPEQITSLLAGLLFLVFGYKLTMEGLSMEKVAGVNEEMAEVEEEIALNDIDHSSKDLEKGPMDKLRSKKNCLFVCLDKVQDLASYILSPVFVQVFAMTFLGELGDRSQISIIALASNNDYWYAIAGAIVGHLICSGVAVIGGRYLATKISMRTITLTGAVLFYLFALMYIYQCFTFSGEPTNV; encoded by the coding sequence ATGAAGACTTCCTCCAAGAATATACTGATATTGGCCAGTTTAGCAGGTATTACATTTGCTGCTTCGACATCCCAAGCAAATGCAAAGACAAGTCCGGATACTTCAGCTCTTACAGGTACCGCTGCTAATACTCAGGAAGTTGCGGAAAATATATCTCAACCAAGAAACTCGTTCTTCATGGCTGTTTCCATGATTGGTTTTTCAGAAATTGGTGATAAGACATTTCTAATCGCTGCCTTGATGGCAATGCGTCATCCAAGATTCTTGGTGTATTCTGCGGCTGCTTCATCTTTGGCTATTATGACCATCTTGTCTGGGATAGCTGGTCACACATTTTCGTATTTCATTCCTGAACAAATCACATCCCTTTTAGCAGGTCTCCTATTTTTGGTTTTTGGTTATAAATTAACCATGGAAGGTTTGAGTATGGAGAAAGTTGCTGGTGtcaatgaagaaatggctgaagtggaagaagaaattgctCTTAATGACATAGATCATTCTTCGAAAGACCTTGAAAAGGGTCCTATGGATAAATTAAGatctaaaaaaaattgcctatttgtttgtttggATAAGGTTCAGGATTTAGCATCATATATCTTATCGCCCGTATTCGTTCAAGTCTTTGCTATGACTTTCTTAGGTGAGCTTGGTGACCGTTCTCAAATTAGTATCATTGCCTTGGCGTCTAATAACGATTATTGGTATGCCATTGCTGGTGCTATCGTTGGTCATCTTATTTGTTCCGGTGTTGCTGTCATTGGTGGAAGATATCTGGCTACTAAGATTAGTATGAGAACAATCACTTTGACCGGTGCAGTTCTATTCTACTTATTCGCCTTGATGTACATCTATCAATGCTTCACATTTTCTGGAGAACCAACTAATGTTTAA
- the NTC20 gene encoding Ntc20p (ancestral locus Anc_8.556), translated as MSYIQKQTLLRKRRLAELQERIRNAGDHSSLSESKRPEKLRNNDQQLSNNKIYNSFGEDEGTTVEILARNIEKESLSVSGQIADAMGMELRSGEEKEGENVNQKASVTKDLKLRMRSSLEQLDKQTEKALKRILRERLIKESANET; from the coding sequence ATGTCATATATTCAGAAACAAAcattattaagaaaaagaagactAGCTGAACTGCAAGAGAGGATACGAAATGCAGGGGACCACTCTTCATTATCAGAGTCTAAAAGGCCGGAGAAGCTGAGAAATAATGACCAACAACTATCCAATAACAAGATATATAATAGTTTCGGTGAAGACGAAGGGACTACCGTTGAGATCCTAGCTAGGAACATCGAAAAAGAAAGTTTAAGCGTGTCTGGACAAATAGCTGATGCGATGGGAATGGAACTCCGAAGtggagaagaaaaggaaggaGAAAATGTAAACCAAAAAGCCAGTGTAACTAAGGATCTAAAACTCAGGATGAGAAGCAGTCTAGAGCAATTAGATAAACAAACTGAAAAGGCattaaaaagaattttaCGAGAAAGGCTGATAAAAGAATCTGCAAATGAAAcataa
- the RPS9B gene encoding 40S ribosomal protein uS4 (ancestral locus Anc_8.554) produces the protein MPRAPRTYSKTYSTPSRPYESSRLDAELKLAGEFGLKNKREIYRISFQLSKIRRAARDLLTRDEKDPKRLFEGNALIRRLVRIGVLSEDKKKLDYVLALKVEDFLERRLQTQVYKLGLAKSVHHARVLISQRHIAVGKQIVNIPSFMVRLDSEKHIDFASTSPFGGARPGRVARKNAARKSEGAEEEAAEDEE, from the exons ATGCCAA gAGCCCCAAGAACTTACTCTAAGACTTACTCCACTCCATCCAGACCATACGAATCTTCTCGTTTGGACGCTGAATTGAAGTTGGCCGGTGAATTCGgtttgaagaacaagagaGAAATTTACAGaatttctttccaattatCCAAGATTCGTCGTGCTGCCAGAGATTTATTGACCAGAGATGAAAAGGACCCAAAGAGATTGTTCGAAGGTAATGCCTTGATCAGAAGATTGGTGAGAATTGGTGTCTTGTCCGAAGATAAGAAGAAGTTAGATTATGTTTTGGCTTTGAAGGTCGaagatttcttggaaagaAGATTGCAAACTCAAGTTTACAAGTTGGGTTTGGCCAAGTCTGTTCACCACGCTAGAGTCTTGATTTCCCAAAGACATATTGCTGTTGGTAAGCAAATCGTCAACATCCCATCTTTCATGGTCAGATTAGACTCTGAAAAGCACATTGACTTTGCTTCTACTTCTCCATTCGGTGGTGCCAGACCAGGTAGAGTTGCCAGAAAGAACGCTGCCAGAAAGTCTGAAGgtgctgaagaagaagccgctgaagacgaagaataa
- the RPL21A gene encoding 60S ribosomal protein eL21 (ancestral locus Anc_8.552), whose amino-acid sequence MGKSHGYRSRTRYMFQRDFRKHGAIALSTYLKVYKVGDIVDIKANGSIQKGMPHKFYQGKTGVVYNVTKSSVGVIINKMVGNRYLEKRLNLRIEHIKHSKCRQEFLDRVKTNAAKRVEAKAQGVAVQLKRQPAQPREARVVSTEGNVPQTLAPVPYETFI is encoded by the exons ATGGGTAAATC ACACGGTTACAGATCTCGTACTCGTTACATGTTCCAACGTGACTTCAGAAAGCATGGTGCCATTGCTTTGTCAACATACTTGAAGGTCTACAAGGTTGGTGACATTGTCGACATCAAGGCTAACGGTTCTATCCAAAAGGGTATGCCACACAAGTTTTACCAAGGTAAGACCGGTGTTGTTTACAACGTCACCAAGTCTTCCGTTGGTGTCATAATCAACAAGATGGTTGGTAACagatatttggaaaagagaTTGAACTTGAGAATTGAACATATCAAGCACTCCAAATGTAGACAAGAATTTTTGGACAGAGTTAAGACTAACGCTGCCAAGAGAGTCGAAGCTAAGGCCCAAGGTGTTGCTGTCCAATTGAAGAGACAACCAGCTCAACCAAGAGAAGCCCGTGTTGTTTCCACTGAAGGTAATGTTCCTCAAACTTTGGCTCCAGTTCCATACGAAACcttcatctaa